Part of the bacterium genome is shown below.
CGCCGTTTCTCGGGGTACGGGAGTTCTGATGGCCGCGCGACGTCGTGCCCCGGCGAAACGCCGAGCCCGGGCCGCCCGGGCGCCGGCGGGCGCTCAGCGGCCGCGCCGGCCGACACTCGCGGTCTGGAAGTTCGCGTCCTGCGACGGGTGCCAGCTCACCTTGCTGTCGTGTGAAGACGAACTGCTGACCCTCGCCGGCCGGGTCGACATCGCGTACTTCTTGGAGGCGTCGCGGGGCACCGTCGGGGGGCCCTACGACGTCTCGCTCGTCGAGGGGTCGATCACCACGGCGCACGACGCCGAGCGGATTCGGCAGGTCCGGCGCGCGTCGCGCTTCCTCGTCACGATCGGCGCGTGCGCAACCGCGGGCGGGATCCAGACGCTCCGGAACTTTCAGGACGTCGACGAGTTCACCCGCGCCGTCTACGCGCGGCCCGACTACATCAAGACGCTCGCAACCTCGACCCCGATCTCGGCGCACGTCAAGGTCGACTTCGAGCTCCAGGGCTGCCCCATCAACAAGGCGCAGCTGCTGGAGGTGCTGGGCGCCCATCTCCAGGGGCGCGCGCCCCAGGTCCGCAACCACAGCGTCTGCGTCGAGTGCAAGCGGCGCGGGACCGTGTGCGTGATGGTCGCGCGCGGCACGCCCTGCCTCGGCCCGGTGACGCACGCCGGATGCGGCGCCATCTGTCCCGCCTACGACCGGGGCTGCTACGGGTGCTACGGGCCGATGGAGAGCCCCAACACGGCCTCGCTCACGGGCTGGTGGCGTCACCTCGGCGTGCCGGACGCCGCGATCGCGCGCGCCTATCGCGGCATCAACGGCCACCGGGAGCCGTTCCGGAAGGCGGCCGAGGCGCTTGGGACCCCGCCGGAAGTGCCCGCCGGCGGCGGCGTGTCCGACGACGCGACGGCCGGTGACACCGATGCCCGCTAAGCGCCGCACGATCAAGGTCGACGCCCTCGCCCGGGTCGAGGGCGAGGGCGCGCTGTACGTGCGCACCGAGGGCGCTCGGGTGGCCGAAGTGCGCCTCGATATCTACGAGCCGCCGCGGTTCTTCGAGGCCTTCCTGCGCGGCCGCGCCTTCACCGAAGCGCCCGACATCACGGCACGCATCTGCGGCATCTGCCCGGTCGCCTACCAGATGAGCGCGTGTCGCGCGCTGGAAGATGCCTGCGGCGTGCGCGTGGACGGCCAGATCCGGGCGCTGCGGCGCCTGCTCTACTGCGGCGAGTGGATCGAGAGCCACGCCCTGCACATCTACATGCTGCACGCGCCGGACTTCCTCGGCTACGCAAGCATCGTCGAGATGGCGCGCGATCATCCGAAGATCGCGGAGCGCGGGCTCGCGCTGAAGAAGGCCGGCAACGAGCTGATGCGCCTCGTGGGCGGCCGGGAAATCCATCCCATCAACGTGCGCGTCGGCGGATTCTACCGCGCCCCCTCGCGGGCGGAGCTGGACGGCATGGCCGACCGCCTCCGGCGGGCCCGCGACGACGCCGTGGCGACCGCGCGGTGGGTCGGCGGTTTCGAGTTTCCGGACTTCGAGCAGCCGTACGACTTCGTCGCGTTGCGGCCGTCCGGCGTGCCGGCCCCAGAGTACCCGATCGACGACGGCCGCATCGTAAGCAGCGGCGGGCTCGACCTCGCGGTCGCGGAGTACCTCGAGCACTTCGTGGAAGAGCACGTCGAACGCTCCAACGCGCTGCATTCGCGCCTTCGCACCGGAAGCTCGTATCTCGTCGGCCCGCTCGCGCGCTACAACCTGAACTTCGACGCGCTCTCCGGGCCCGCGAAGACCGCCGCGCGCGACGCGGGCCTCGGGCCGGCGTGCCGGAACCCGTTCCGGAGCATCATCGTCCGCGCGGTCGAGCTCGTCTACGCCTGCGACGAGGCGCTGCGCCTGATCGCCGGCTACGAACCCCCGCCGCGGCCGTTCGCCGACGCGCGGCCGGCGCCCGGGGCGACGGGGCACGGGTGCACCGAGGCGCCGCGGGGGATTCTGTACCACCGCTACGCGATCGACGAGCACGGCCTCATTCAGGACGCGCGCATCGTGCCGCCCACGTCACAGAACCAGGCGCAGATCGAGGCGGACCTCCGCGAGATCGTGCAGCGGTCGCTCGCGCTGCCGGACGACCGCCTCACGCTCCGCTGCGAGCAGGCCGTCCGCAACTACGATCCGTGCATCTCCTGCGCCACGCACTTCCTGCGTCTCCACGTCGACCGTGGGTGACGAACCGGCTGTGATTTCGTCGTGGTCGGCTTCGATTTCACGGCTGCCGGTCCCGGAGTCGGCCGGCGGTCCGCCGGCCGACCTCCGCGTGCGCGTCGTGGGCGTGGGGAACCGGTTCCGCGGGGACGACGGCGCCGGCCTCGCCGCCGCGCAGCGGCTCGGCGAGGCCGCGAACGTCCCGGTCACGCTGCTCGACGCGATCGGCGACGGGACGGCGCTCCTCGAAGTCTGGCGGGAGGTCGACACCGTCATCGTGCTCGACGCGATGCGGTCCGGCGCGGCGCCCGGCACGGTGCGCCGCCTCGGCGGCGCCGGGGGCACGCCGGCGGCGGTCGCGGCGGCCCTGGGCGCCGGCCGGCGCACCGGATCGACGCACGGCCTCGGTGTCGCGGAGGCGATTGCGCTCGGCGAGGCGCTGGGGCGGCTGCCGCGGCGCCTCGTCGTCATCGCGATCGAGGGCGCGCGTTTCGACACCGGCGGGATCCTGTCGCCCGAGGTCGAGCGCGCCCTCGACCGCGCGGTGGGCCTCGGCCTCGAGGAGGTCGCGCATGTGCATCGCGCTGCCCGGTAAGATCCTGGAGATCGTCGACGGCGCCGCGCGCACGGCCCGCGTCGACGTCCGCGGCATCCCGCGGACGGTCCGCCTCGGCCTCCTCGACGCGCGGCCGGGCGACTGGGTGCTGGTGAGCCTCGGGCTCGCGCTGGAGCGGATCAGCGAGGCCGACGCCGCC
Proteins encoded:
- a CDS encoding oxidoreductase, encoding MAARRRAPAKRRARAARAPAGAQRPRRPTLAVWKFASCDGCQLTLLSCEDELLTLAGRVDIAYFLEASRGTVGGPYDVSLVEGSITTAHDAERIRQVRRASRFLVTIGACATAGGIQTLRNFQDVDEFTRAVYARPDYIKTLATSTPISAHVKVDFELQGCPINKAQLLEVLGAHLQGRAPQVRNHSVCVECKRRGTVCVMVARGTPCLGPVTHAGCGAICPAYDRGCYGCYGPMESPNTASLTGWWRHLGVPDAAIARAYRGINGHREPFRKAAEALGTPPEVPAGGGVSDDATAGDTDAR
- a CDS encoding Ni/Fe hydrogenase subunit alpha, yielding MPAKRRTIKVDALARVEGEGALYVRTEGARVAEVRLDIYEPPRFFEAFLRGRAFTEAPDITARICGICPVAYQMSACRALEDACGVRVDGQIRALRRLLYCGEWIESHALHIYMLHAPDFLGYASIVEMARDHPKIAERGLALKKAGNELMRLVGGREIHPINVRVGGFYRAPSRAELDGMADRLRRARDDAVATARWVGGFEFPDFEQPYDFVALRPSGVPAPEYPIDDGRIVSSGGLDLAVAEYLEHFVEEHVERSNALHSRLRTGSSYLVGPLARYNLNFDALSGPAKTAARDAGLGPACRNPFRSIIVRAVELVYACDEALRLIAGYEPPPRPFADARPAPGATGHGCTEAPRGILYHRYAIDEHGLIQDARIVPPTSQNQAQIEADLREIVQRSLALPDDRLTLRCEQAVRNYDPCISCATHFLRLHVDRG
- a CDS encoding hydrogenase maturation protease encodes the protein MISSWSASISRLPVPESAGGPPADLRVRVVGVGNRFRGDDGAGLAAAQRLGEAANVPVTLLDAIGDGTALLEVWREVDTVIVLDAMRSGAAPGTVRRLGGAGGTPAAVAAALGAGRRTGSTHGLGVAEAIALGEALGRLPRRLVVIAIEGARFDTGGILSPEVERALDRAVGLGLEEVAHVHRAAR
- a CDS encoding HypC/HybG/HupF family hydrogenase formation chaperone — protein: MCIALPGKILEIVDGAARTARVDVRGIPRTVRLGLLDARPGDWVLVSLGLALERISEADAAETLRLLDELEDGALAQVDAGSPEARP